CTGCGGGAGGCGGGCCACCCCGTCCGCTAGCGCGCGTACCGGCCCCGGCGGGCTGCCGCCGGGGCCTCTTCGCGGGCAAACGCGAAAGAGAAGTTGCGCAAAATATGTTGTGCAAATTCTCTTTCGTATCTAGCGTGGAGTCATGCCAGACAGGGAGAGAGACCGCCGGATCAAGGACGTGGGCACGCTGAAGGCGCTCGCGCATCCCACGCGGGCGCAGCTGTACCGGGCGCTCGTCATCGCTCGTACGGCGACGGCCTCACAGCTCTCCGAACAGGTGGACGAGGCCGTGTCCCTGGTCAGCTATCACCTGCGCAAACTGGCCGAGCACCAGCTCATCGAGGAGGCCGAACCACAGAGCGCGGACGGCCGGGAACGCTGGTGGCAGCCGGCGTCGGAGGGAGTGTCCATCCACGACGAAGACTTCCGCGACGCACCCGAGAAGGCCGCCGCACATACCGCGGCCAGCCGCCTGTTCTTCGAGCAGCGAGCCGACATGTACCGGCGCCATCTGGACGAACGCGCCCACTGGAGCGACGCGTGGACGACGGCGGCCGACTCCTCGGAATGGCTGCTGAAGCTCACGGCGGACGAACTGACCGAGCTCAACCGCACGATGTACGACCTCGTCCGCAGGTACGAGGAGCGGGGCCGGGCCGCTGCCGCCGCCGGGGACACCGAGGGCCGCGAGAACGTCGCGGTGCACACCTACGCGTTCCCTTTCCGGATCTGAACGGCTGACATGCCTACGTCAGCGGCCACCTCCGCGGACACCGCCACCGCGGAGCGCGCCGCCCACCGCGACCCCAACGTCCTGCGCTGGCTCGGCGCCTACAGCGCGTCGGCGATCGGCGACAACGTCTACTACCTCGCCCTGTCCTGGGCCGCCGTACGCTCCGGCACCCCGGCCCAGGCCGGCCTGGTCACCGCGGCCGCTGCGCTGCCACGCGTCCTGCTGATGCCGTTCGGGGGAGTGGTGGCCGACCGCTACGGGCCGCGCCGTGTCGTCCTCGCCAGTACGGCGGTGCGCGGCGCCGTCGTCCTCGCCGCCGCCGGACTCCTCCTCGCCACCCGCCCCGGCCTCGGGGCGCTCGGCGCGATCGCCGTGCTGTTCGGGATCGTGGACGCCGTGTTCCTGCCCGCCGCCGGGTCGCTGCCCGCGCGGATCACCGGGCGCGGCCAGCTCGCCCGGGTGCAGGGCATGCGGGGCCTCGCCACCCGCCTCGCGA
Above is a genomic segment from Streptomyces fodineus containing:
- a CDS encoding helix-turn-helix domain-containing protein, with amino-acid sequence MPDRERDRRIKDVGTLKALAHPTRAQLYRALVIARTATASQLSEQVDEAVSLVSYHLRKLAEHQLIEEAEPQSADGRERWWQPASEGVSIHDEDFRDAPEKAAAHTAASRLFFEQRADMYRRHLDERAHWSDAWTTAADSSEWLLKLTADELTELNRTMYDLVRRYEERGRAAAAAGDTEGRENVAVHTYAFPFRI